A part of Allochromatium vinosum DSM 180 genomic DNA contains:
- the csx16 gene encoding CRISPR-associated protein Csx16, whose product MATYFVSRHPGAHDWAAEEGFEVEAVIVHLDPALIQPGDSVIGSLPVNLAAEVCARGARYLNLSLDLPPELRGRELSTEQMRACGARIEEYRVMRVVPGHEPASL is encoded by the coding sequence ATGGCCACCTATTTCGTCTCCCGCCATCCCGGCGCCCATGATTGGGCCGCCGAGGAGGGGTTTGAGGTCGAGGCCGTCATCGTGCATCTGGACCCGGCGCTCATTCAGCCGGGCGATAGCGTCATCGGCTCGCTGCCGGTGAATCTGGCCGCCGAGGTCTGCGCGCGCGGCGCGCGCTATCTGAATCTGTCGCTGGATCTGCCGCCGGAACTGCGCGGGCGGGAACTGAGCACCGAGCAGATGCGCGCCTGTGGGGCGCGGATCGAGGAGTATCGCGTCATGCGCGTGGTACCGGGCCACGAACCTGCAAGCTTGTGA
- the csm6 gene encoding CRISPR-associated ring nuclease Csm6, translating into MMSQHTTPRRILLAVTGLTPQIVTETLYALACRDEDPWIPDEVHLITTATGADNARLNLLAGERWFHRLCEDYGLPPIVFTPEQIHVLQDAEGRPLDDIRTQADNTLAADFITETLRALTADPNSELHVSIAGGRKTMGYYLGYALSLYGRPQDRLSHVLVSDPYETNRDFYYPTPYEHPIHSRRGDKEVTVDARHAHVDLADIPFVRLRDGLPERLRTGQAGFTMAVATANRGLQEPRLVLDVAQQRVWADDEEIVLSKTRFAILLWLAERARRGESTTDWSQPEVAREFLSDVATRIFNPNGGEYQRLEESLGWRIAKSCEPNEYFQPHKANINKALTHTLGKRSAERYLIGIGRGKDNSFPLVAEQIEILGD; encoded by the coding sequence ATGATGTCTCAGCACACCACGCCCCGCCGCATCCTGCTGGCCGTCACCGGCCTGACCCCGCAGATCGTCACCGAGACGCTGTATGCCCTGGCGTGCCGGGATGAGGATCCCTGGATCCCGGATGAGGTGCATCTGATCACCACCGCCACCGGCGCCGACAACGCCCGGCTTAATCTGCTGGCCGGTGAGCGTTGGTTCCATCGGCTGTGCGAGGACTATGGGCTACCGCCGATCGTCTTTACGCCCGAGCAGATCCATGTCCTTCAGGACGCCGAAGGCCGTCCGCTCGACGACATCCGCACCCAGGCCGACAACACCCTGGCCGCCGACTTCATCACCGAGACCCTGCGCGCGTTGACCGCCGACCCCAACAGCGAACTGCATGTCTCGATTGCCGGCGGGCGCAAGACCATGGGCTACTACCTCGGCTATGCGCTCTCGCTCTACGGGCGTCCCCAGGACCGGCTGTCGCATGTGCTGGTCTCCGATCCGTATGAGACCAACCGCGACTTCTACTATCCGACGCCCTACGAGCATCCGATCCACAGCCGCCGGGGTGACAAGGAGGTCACGGTCGATGCCCGGCACGCGCACGTGGATCTGGCGGATATCCCCTTCGTGCGCCTGCGCGATGGTCTGCCCGAGCGGCTGCGCACCGGACAGGCGGGTTTCACCATGGCTGTGGCCACGGCCAACCGTGGCCTTCAGGAACCCCGTCTGGTGCTGGATGTGGCGCAACAGCGCGTCTGGGCCGATGACGAAGAGATCGTGTTGAGCAAGACCCGGTTTGCCATCCTGCTGTGGCTGGCGGAACGGGCTAGGCGTGGAGAGTCCACGACCGACTGGTCGCAGCCCGAGGTAGCCCGCGAGTTTTTGTCCGATGTCGCCACCCGGATCTTCAACCCCAACGGCGGGGAGTATCAGCGCCTCGAGGAGTCGCTCGGCTGGCGGATCGCCAAGTCCTGTGAACCCAACGAATACTTCCAGCCCCACAAGGCCAATATCAACAAAGCCCTGACGCATACTCTGGGTAAACGCTCGGCTGAACGCTATCTGATCGGGATTGGGCGCGGCAAGGACAACAGCTTCCCGCTGGTTGCGGAACAGATCGAGATTCTGGGCGACTGA